In Leguminivora glycinivorella isolate SPB_JAAS2020 chromosome 20, LegGlyc_1.1, whole genome shotgun sequence, the following proteins share a genomic window:
- the LOC125236945 gene encoding uncharacterized protein LOC125236945, protein MKSFDNMRVSLFLCFLAALTQAQRNGPERRFEFKAREEKADGTINQIVFQTLSAVKKQIDDMAADVKKIKQKCDEKIHKVVKKLGAIGDNLDTKHLSKGESKLLNQVMVEGIAVEAMRLTGDVHDQMMKTLDRENAPMAAKVLVAQVVTEKLSDDTKKEIKKLVNGKQDPDDDVGVADTEPLTPEEIDGEVIGVTDDDQDGNGNEQTDEDVVELQEYPMDGNQEQAVDDESTSTDDSDSGPQKMQGNGLGYGSKKKMCLFTPRSRQYCLSQEKAL, encoded by the exons ATGAAATCTTTTGACAACATGCGTGTCAGTTTGTTTCTGTGTTTTTTAGCTGCGCTTACGCAGGCCCAACGTAATGGTCCTGAACGA CGG TTT GAATTTAAAGCAAGAGAAGAAAAAGCCGACGGAACCATCAATCAAATAGTTTTCCAAACCCTCTCAGCAGTGAAGAAGCAGATCGATGAT aTGGCT GCG Gacgtcaaaaaaattaaacaaaaatgt gaCGAAAAAATACACAAAGTCGTTAAAAAACTTGGTGCGATTGGTGACAATTTAGATacc AAACATTTAAGCAAAGGAGAATCAAAG CTG TTAAATCAAGTGATGGTCGAG GGTATTGCTGTTGAAGCAATGAGGTTGACAGGAGATGTTCATGATCAAATGATGAAAACATTG GATAGAGAAAATGCACCTATGGCAGCAAAAGTG CTG gTCGCGCAAGTTGTGACAGAG AAATTAAGTGACGACACCAAGAAG GAAATCAAAAAACTAGTAAACGGAAAACAG GATCCGGATGACGACGTTGGAGTCGCAGACACA GAGCCTCTGACCCCTGAAGAAATTGACGGTGAGGTCATCGGGGTCACTGACGACGACCAG GATGGCAACGGCAACGAACAG acAGACGAAGACGTTGTTGAG ttaCAG gaatATCCAATGGACGGCAATCAGGAGCAG GCCGTTGACGACGAATCGACATCGACAGACGACAGCGACAGCGGACCACAAAAGATGCAAGGAAATGGACTCGGATACGGCTCCAAGAAAAAGATGTGTCTGTTTACACCCCGCAGTAGACAGTACTGCCTTAGTCAGGAGAAGGCTCTCTGA